The Enhydrobacter sp. sequence GACCACCGGCACCGGCCCTGGCAGCCAGCCCTGGAGGCGATCCTTGCGGTAGGCGCCGAAGGCCTTGTACTGGCCGACCGGCGCGTAATACGCCTGTTCGATGACGCGATCGGAGATGGCGTCGCCCAGGGCCTTCTGCTTGGCCGGATCGGTCTCGTGCATGAACTCGTCCCTGAGCTTCTGCATTTCCGGATCGCACGGCCAGCCGAACCACGCCTTCTCGCAGGCGCCCGAGGCGAAGGAGTTGGTGCCGGGATTGTCGGCATCGAGGCTGATGGTGGTGGTGAAGAAGATGTTCCACCCGCCCTCGCCGGGCGGGCCCTTCTTGGCGCGACGTGTCACCACGGTCTGCCAGTCCATCGATCGCAGATCGACCTTGAAGCCGGCCTTCTCGAGCTGCTGCTTGGCGACCGGCTGCACGTTGTTGGACGATTGCAGGTCTGTCTGGTGCAGCATCACGACCGGCGTGCCGTCATAGCCGGACTCCTTCAGAAGCTCGCGCGCCTTGTCGAGGTTCGGCTTGATCAGCAGATCGCCGTATTCCTTGCCGAACTTGGTGCCGCAGATGAAGGGGGCGTCGCAGACCTTGTAGATCTCCGGATCGCCGACCTGGGCGCGCAGCATGTCCTCTTGGGCGACGGCATACATCGCCGCCTGCCGCGCCTTCACGTTGTTGAACGGCGGCTGGAGCTGGTTGAAGCGCATGATGATCTGGCTGCCCTGCACGTTCCAGGGATAGAGCGCGATGTTCTTGTCCGCCTTGAGGACCGGGAAGAGGTCGGTCGGCGGCGCTTCGATGAGATCGATCTCGCCCGCGAGCAGGGCGTTCACCGCCGTGCTGGGATCGGAGATGGCGAGCCATTCCACGCGGTCGACCTTGGCGACCTTGCCGCCGGCCAGCATCGAGGGCGGCTCGGCGCGCGGCTTGTATTTCGGGTTCTTGACGAACACGACCTTCTCGCCGGGCTTCCACTCGTCCTGCTTGAAGATGAAGGGGCCGGAGCCGGTGAAATCGGTGATCTGCTTGAAGGGATCGGTCTCGGCCACGCGCTTGGGCATGATGAAGGGAACATTCGACGAGACCTTGCCGAGCGCATCGAGCACGAACGCGAAGGGACGCTTGAGGACGATGGCGAAGCTCTTGTCGTCGATCGCCTTGAGCTCGGCCGTGTCCTTCATCAGGAGCTGGCCGTAGGAGTCCCGGGCGCCCCAGCGCTTGAGCGACGCGATGCAGTCGGCCGACGTGACCGGCGTGCCGTCGCTCCAGACCAGCCCGTCGCGCAGCACGATCGTATAGGTCAGCTTGTCGTCGGAGACGGTGTAGTGATCCGCCATCTGGGGCTGGATCTGCAGGTTGGCGTCCTTGGCGAACAGGACATCGTATATCATATAGCCGAAGTTGCGGCTGATGTAGGCGGTGGTCCAGATTGGGTCGAGCACCTTGAGATCGGCATGCGGCACCATGCGAAGCGTCGTCTGGGCAATCGCCGGGGCGCCGAGCGCCGTCCAGATCGCCAAGGCGAACACCGCCAACCTGCATAAAGCAGTCATAGTCTCTCTACCCCCTTTGCTTTGTTGAGCTTCAGATGTTGTGCGAGGATTGAAGCAATGTCGATGCCTACTGTCTTTGTGTCGCACGGCTCGCCCATGCTGATCCTGGAGGATCTGCCGGCCCGATCCTTCCTCGCGACTCTCGGCAGCCTCGTACCGAGGCCGAGCGCGATCATCGCGGTCTCGGCGCACTGGAACACCGAGCGACCGGCGGTCTCGACCGCGGCGCGGCCCGAAACCATCCACGACTTCTACGGCTTTCCCGAAGCGCTCTACCGGCTGCGCTACGACGCCTCCGGCGCCCCCGAGCTTGCTGGCCGCGTCGCCGATGTCGTCGGAGCGGAACGCGATCCGACCTATGGGCTCGATCATGGCGCCTGGGTCCCGGCGATGCTGGGCTGGCCCAAGGGCGATATCCCCATCTTCCAGCTTTCGGTGCAGCCCTATCGATCGCCGGCCGATCATATCGCGCTTGGCCGCAGGCTCGCGCCGCTGCGCGAGGAGGGGGTTCTGGTGCTGGGCAGCGGCAGCGCCACGCACAATCTCAGACGGTTGAAGCGGGGCGAGCACGCCGCCGAGCCCGAGCCCTGGGCGCGGCAATTCGACGATTGGCTGTCAGAGGCGGCGCAGAATGGCGACGAAGCGGCGCTCGCCAACTATCGGGCCGAGGCCCCGTATGCACGCGAAGCCCATCCCACGGACGAGCATTTCCTGCCGCTGCATGTCGCCTTTGGCGCCGCCGGCGCGGGAGCGCGTGGCAAGGCGCTCCATCGCAGCTTCACCAGCGGCAATCTTTCGATGGCGTCCTACGCTTTCGCGTAGGGCGCTTCTCAGGCCACGCTGGCCGAAACGACGCCCTTTTCCTTGAGCAACTGCTCCAGCTCGCCGGTCTCGAACATCTCGCGGACGATGTCGCAACCGCCGACGAACTCCCCCTTCACATAGAGCTGGGGAATGGTCGGCCACTGGCTGAAATCCTTGATGCCCTGGCGCAGCTCCTGATCGATCAGGATGTTGACGCCATGGAACTTTACGCCGAGCTGGCTCAGCACATCGACCACCGCCGCGGAGAAGCCGCACTGCGGGAACACCGGCGTGCCCTTCATGAACAGCAGGACGTCATGCTTGGCGATCTCGTCACGGATGCGGTCGAACACCTGGGGTTCGCTCATGTCGGTCTCCTGAAACACCCCGACAAAGAATGCGGGAATGACTGCGAATTCGCGATCGAATATAGGGCTCTCAGGGCCGCTGCGCCATGGTGGTCAACTTGAGCGCGTGAAGCGCGCCGCCCATGCGGCCGCCCAAGGCCCCATAGACCATCTGGTGCTGTTGCACCTTGGACTTGCCGGCGAAAGCGGCCGAAATGACCGTGGCGGCGTAGTGGTCGCCGTCGCCCATGAGGTCCTGGATCTCGACCTCGGCGTCCGGGATGCCCTGCTTGATGAGGCGGATGATCTCGTCGGCGGCCATCGGCATTGCCTGATATCCCTGCGTTATTCAGCGGCGTTCATATAGGTCGGCAGCCACGATTCGTGAGCGGCCTTGAGGGCGGCAAGCTCGAGCGACACGAGCCCCTTCACGACGAGCGACGCCCCGCCTGAGTAGCCCAGCAGAACGGCCGGCACGCCGGCGGCCTTGGCCGCCTCGAGCACGTCGTCGGCCATACCGGTGGCGACGACATAGCGCGCTTGATCCTCGCCATAGAAAAACGCGTGCGAGGGAACGTCGGTCGGCGGCAGGGCGATCTCCATCCCGGTGCCGCCCGAGAGGCACATCTCGGCGAGGGCCACCAGGAGGCCGCCATCGCTGAGATCGTGGCAGGCGGCGACCCGGCGCGCGTCGATCTGGTCGCGCACGAAATCGCCGTTGCGGCGCTCGGCCGCCAGGTCGACAGGCGGCGGCGCGCCTTCTTCGCGGCCGCAGGCTTCGCGCAGATAGAGCGACTGGCCGAGCCAGCCCCTGGTCTCGCCGATCAGGATGATCGCCAGGCCGCCCTGCGTCAGGCGCGAGCCGACGGCCTTGGCGATGTCGTGGATCACGCCGACTGCGCCGATCGTCGGCGTGGGCAGGATCGGCCGGCCCTCGGTCTCGTTGTAGAGCGAGACATTGCCCGACACGACCGGGAAATCGAGCGCCTTGCAGGCCTCGGCCATGCCCATGACGGCGCCTGCGAACTGGCCCATGATTTCCGGCTTCTGCGGATTGCCGAAATTCATGTTGTCGGTCACGGCGAGCGGCCGGGCGCCGGTCGCGGTGATGTTGCGCCAGGCTTCGGCCACCGCCTGCCGGCCACCGGTCTCGGGATGAGCCTGCACGTAGCGCGGCGTGCAGTCTGAGGTCATGGCGAGCCCCTTGTGTCCGCCGTTCACGCGCACCAGGGCGGCATCGCCGTCCTGCGGGCGAATGGCGGTGTTGCCCATGATGAGGTGATCGTACTGGTGCCAGATCCAGGCCTTGCTGGCGAGATCCGGGCAGCTCATGAGCGCGATCAGGGTGGCGTTCCAGTCCTTGGGCGCCGGCACCTGCGCGGCGTCGAGCACGGCGGGCAGCGGCGTCAGCGTCCAGGGCCGCTCGTAGACCGGCGCCTCGGTGACCAGCGGCGGGATCGGGATATTGCCCACGACATCGCCGTGCCAGGTCAGCACCATGCGCTCGGTGTCGGTCAGCCGGCCGATCACGGCAAAGTCGAGCTCCCACTTCTCGAAGATCCCGCGGGCGAGCTCCTCGCGGCCGGGCTTGAGCACGATCAGCATGCGCTCCTGGCTTTCCGACAGCATGAGCTCGTAGGGATTCATGCCCTGCTCGCGCATCGGCACCTTGTCGAGCTCGACGACCACGCCCAGGCCGCCCTTGGCCGCCATCTCGAAGGACGAGGAGGTGAGACCGGCCGCGCCCATATCCTGAATGGCGACGATCGCGTCCGTCGCCATCAGCTCGAGGCAGGCCTCGAGCAGCAGCTTCTCGACGAACGGGTCGCCCACCTGCACGGTCGGCCGTTTCTCCTCGCTGTCCTCGTTGAACTCGGTCGAGGCCATGGTGGCGCCATGGATGCCGTCACGGCCGGTCCTGGAGCCGACATAGACCAGCGGATTGCCGACGCCGGCGGCCGCCGCATAGAAAATGCGATCCGCCGGCGCGATGCCCACGGTCATCGCGTTCACCAGGATGTTGCCGTTGTACGAGGCGTGGAAGTTCGTCTCTCCGCCCACGGTCGGGATGCCCATGCAGTTGCCGTAGCCGCCGATGCCCGCAACGACGCCGGACACAAGATGCCTGGTCTTGGGATGGCTCGGATCGCCGAAGCGCAGGGCGTTCAGGTTGGCGACCGGCCGCGCGCCCATCGTGAACACGTCGCGCAGGATGCCGCCCACGCCCGTCGCCGCACCTTGGTAGGGCTCGATGTAGGAGGGGTGGTTGTGGCTCTCCATCTTGAAGACGGCGGCCTGGCCGTCGCCGATGTCGATCACGCCGGCATTCTCGCCCGGGCCCTGGATCACCCACGGCGCCCGGGTCGGCAGCTTCTTCAGCCACACCTTCGAGGACTTGTAGGAGCAGTGTTCGCTCCACATGGCCGAGAAGATGCCGAGCTCCACCATGGTCGGCGTCCGGCCCATGATCTTCAGCAGACGCTCGTACTCGTCCGGCGCCAGCCCGTGCTCGGCCACGACCTGCGGCGTGATCTCGGGTTCGTTGGGAAGCCTGACGGGCGGGTTCTTCTCGGCGGCGATCGTCACGGCGACTTACTCACGACAGGGCCTCGACGATGCCTTCGAACAGGGCCCTGCCGTCGGTGCCGCCGAACATCGGCTCGACCGCGTTCTCGGGATGCGGCATCAGGCCGAGCACCGTCTTGGCCTCGTTGAAGACGCCGGCGATGTTGCGGATCGACCCGTTGGGGTTGCCCGTGCCGTCGACCGCGCCGTCGGGAGCGCAGTAGCGGAAGGCCACCTGGCCGCGGTCCTCGACCCGCTTCAGCGTCTCGGCATCGGCGAAATAGTTGCCCTCGGCGTGGGCCACGGGGACCTTGATCACCTGGCCCGCCTGATAGCGGTTGGTGAACAGGCTCTGGCTGGTCTCGACCTTGAGATGGACGTCGGCGCAGACGAACTTCAGGTTCTCGTTGCGCATCAGCACGCCCGGCAGCAGGCCGGCCTCGGCGGCGATCTGGAAGCCGTTGCAGATCGCCAGCACCGGCACGCCCTGCGCCGCCCGCTTCTTCACCTCGGCCATGACCGGCGACTGGGCCGCCATCGCGCCGCAGCGCAGATAGTCGCCGTAGGAGAAGCCACCGGGGATGACGATCAGGTCGGTCTTCTCGAAGTCGCCGTCGCCATGCCACACCCTGTCGGGCCGGCGGCCCGTGACCAGCTCGATCGCCTGCGCCACGTCGCCTTCGCGATTGGAGCCGGGGAAGACAAGAACGGACGCCTTCATGCTCATCTGTCCTTGTGTCCGAATACCTCACCCTGAGGAGCGCTCCAAAGGAGCGCGTCTCGATGGGTGAGAACGAGCACCTTGTCTGTTGCACACCCTTCGAGACGCGCACTGCGTGCGCTCCTCAGGGTGAGGTCTGCTTGTTTCATCAGCCCACCAGCTCGATCGAATAATTCTCGATCACCGTGTTGGCCAGGAGCTTGCGGCACATCTCGTCGAGTCGCGCCCTGGCCTTCGCCTTGTCGGTCTCGGCGAGCTCGAGCTCGATGTACTTGCCCTGGCGGACATCGCCGACCTCGGGGAAGCCCAGGCGGTTGAGCGAATGGCC is a genomic window containing:
- a CDS encoding ABC transporter substrate-binding protein encodes the protein MFALAIWTALGAPAIAQTTLRMVPHADLKVLDPIWTTAYISRNFGYMIYDVLFAKDANLQIQPQMADHYTVSDDKLTYTIVLRDGLVWSDGTPVTSADCIASLKRWGARDSYGQLLMKDTAELKAIDDKSFAIVLKRPFAFVLDALGKVSSNVPFIMPKRVAETDPFKQITDFTGSGPFIFKQDEWKPGEKVVFVKNPKYKPRAEPPSMLAGGKVAKVDRVEWLAISDPSTAVNALLAGEIDLIEAPPTDLFPVLKADKNIALYPWNVQGSQIIMRFNQLQPPFNNVKARQAAMYAVAQEDMLRAQVGDPEIYKVCDAPFICGTKFGKEYGDLLIKPNLDKARELLKESGYDGTPVVMLHQTDLQSSNNVQPVAKQQLEKAGFKVDLRSMDWQTVVTRRAKKGPPGEGGWNIFFTTTISLDADNPGTNSFASGACEKAWFGWPCDPEMQKLRDEFMHETDPAKQKALGDAISDRVIEQAYYAPVGQYKAFGAYRKDRLQGWLPGPVPVVWNISKKQ
- a CDS encoding class III extradiol ring-cleavage dioxygenase, coding for MPTVFVSHGSPMLILEDLPARSFLATLGSLVPRPSAIIAVSAHWNTERPAVSTAARPETIHDFYGFPEALYRLRYDASGAPELAGRVADVVGAERDPTYGLDHGAWVPAMLGWPKGDIPIFQLSVQPYRSPADHIALGRRLAPLREEGVLVLGSGSATHNLRRLKRGEHAAEPEPWARQFDDWLSEAAQNGDEAALANYRAEAPYAREAHPTDEHFLPLHVAFGAAGAGARGKALHRSFTSGNLSMASYAFA
- the grxD gene encoding Grx4 family monothiol glutaredoxin → MSEPQVFDRIRDEIAKHDVLLFMKGTPVFPQCGFSAAVVDVLSQLGVKFHGVNILIDQELRQGIKDFSQWPTIPQLYVKGEFVGGCDIVREMFETGELEQLLKEKGVVSASVA
- a CDS encoding BolA family protein — its product is MPMAADEIIRLIKQGIPDAEVEIQDLMGDGDHYAATVISAAFAGKSKVQQHQMVYGALGGRMGGALHALKLTTMAQRP
- the purL gene encoding phosphoribosylformylglycinamidine synthase subunit PurL produces the protein MTIAAEKNPPVRLPNEPEITPQVVAEHGLAPDEYERLLKIMGRTPTMVELGIFSAMWSEHCSYKSSKVWLKKLPTRAPWVIQGPGENAGVIDIGDGQAAVFKMESHNHPSYIEPYQGAATGVGGILRDVFTMGARPVANLNALRFGDPSHPKTRHLVSGVVAGIGGYGNCMGIPTVGGETNFHASYNGNILVNAMTVGIAPADRIFYAAAAGVGNPLVYVGSRTGRDGIHGATMASTEFNEDSEEKRPTVQVGDPFVEKLLLEACLELMATDAIVAIQDMGAAGLTSSSFEMAAKGGLGVVVELDKVPMREQGMNPYELMLSESQERMLIVLKPGREELARGIFEKWELDFAVIGRLTDTERMVLTWHGDVVGNIPIPPLVTEAPVYERPWTLTPLPAVLDAAQVPAPKDWNATLIALMSCPDLASKAWIWHQYDHLIMGNTAIRPQDGDAALVRVNGGHKGLAMTSDCTPRYVQAHPETGGRQAVAEAWRNITATGARPLAVTDNMNFGNPQKPEIMGQFAGAVMGMAEACKALDFPVVSGNVSLYNETEGRPILPTPTIGAVGVIHDIAKAVGSRLTQGGLAIILIGETRGWLGQSLYLREACGREEGAPPPVDLAAERRNGDFVRDQIDARRVAACHDLSDGGLLVALAEMCLSGGTGMEIALPPTDVPSHAFFYGEDQARYVVATGMADDVLEAAKAAGVPAVLLGYSGGASLVVKGLVSLELAALKAAHESWLPTYMNAAE
- the purQ gene encoding phosphoribosylformylglycinamidine synthase subunit PurQ, which gives rise to MKASVLVFPGSNREGDVAQAIELVTGRRPDRVWHGDGDFEKTDLIVIPGGFSYGDYLRCGAMAAQSPVMAEVKKRAAQGVPVLAICNGFQIAAEAGLLPGVLMRNENLKFVCADVHLKVETSQSLFTNRYQAGQVIKVPVAHAEGNYFADAETLKRVEDRGQVAFRYCAPDGAVDGTGNPNGSIRNIAGVFNEAKTVLGLMPHPENAVEPMFGGTDGRALFEGIVEALS
- the purS gene encoding phosphoribosylformylglycinamidine synthase subunit PurS — encoded protein: MKARVHVTLKNGVLDPQGKAIGHSLNRLGFPEVGDVRQGKYIELELAETDKAKARARLDEMCRKLLANTVIENYSIELVG